GCAGATCGGCTTGCTGCAACGGATGCCCTTGGGGCGTCATCAGCAGCACCCGGCGACGCCCGCAAACTGGAATCGCATCGAAGGCCGCAAACACCGGCTCAGGCTTGAGCACCATCCCCGCGCCACCGCCGTAGGGCTCATCGTCGACCTTGCGGTAGCGATCGTTGGCGTAATCGCGCGGATTGTGGAGCACCAGCTCCGCGCGACCAGCGTTAAAAGCGCGCCCGATCACCCCCAGCTCGCCTAGAGGCGCGAAGGCCTGCGGGGCCAGGGTGACCACATCGAGCCGGTAGGGAGCCATCGCGGATCAGGGCTGGGGCGGTGACACGCGCCGAATCTCGGAACAGAAACGGGCTTGAACAGGGGTTCCCTCCGCCGCCGTGGCAGTGGTGCTGCGCAGCCGCAGGTTGGGCTTGATGAACCAGATGCGCTCGCGCACCCGGGTATCGCCTTCCATCACCTCCAGTTCCACACTGGCGTCGGGACGAAACTGCCAGTGCCCTTGGCGTTGTGAGGCCTGCGAGCGCAGCATCAGCTCACCGTTCGCTGCAAACAGAAGCTCACTGGACGCGCCATCCGCCGCCTCCACCGTGAGCGTCAAGGCTGAATCCTGGAGCGCCGTCTTCACCGTGACTTCACCACGGTCGCTGGCATGCCATTCGTCCTCGGCACCTTTCAGATCAAATCGACTGCGCAGACTCATCCAGCGGCCTGCACACAACTGCAGGAAGGCCTCCAGATCGGCCGGGGGGAAAGCGGTTTCATCCATGGGCCCATTCTCGCAGGACATGGTTCAGCGGCCTTCTTCGGCGTAGCCCAGCTCCGCGAGCCGCTGCGGCTTACTGCGCCAATCGGGGACCACCTTCACGAACAACTCCAGATACACCGGACCATCAATCAGGGTTTGCATCTGTAGGCGCGCGCCCT
The sequence above is a segment of the Synechococcus sp. PROS-7-1 genome. Coding sequences within it:
- a CDS encoding phycobiliprotein lyase, which codes for MDETAFPPADLEAFLQLCAGRWMSLRSRFDLKGAEDEWHASDRGEVTVKTALQDSALTLTVEAADGASSELLFAANGELMLRSQASQRQGHWQFRPDASVELEVMEGDTRVRERIWFIKPNLRLRSTTATAAEGTPVQARFCSEIRRVSPPQP